The following are from one region of the Coffea eugenioides isolate CCC68of chromosome 2, Ceug_1.0, whole genome shotgun sequence genome:
- the LOC113759794 gene encoding pectinesterase inhibitor-like yields the protein MATIRVGLSLVLSIATFLLLVLTSRGTAAEDFHTWCKKTTHSAKCIDVISADPRSDLKTSPSGFCTILNDETKAIAAGTSSKISSFLRTTTDPLLKSALQECSESYDRVNFRLDQDFSVLNHETYPTLAILLTEAYGQAQECEDVLNDPKPLEPSLTPEIQSVVDIVETILQILNLNECNKRTMLQCL from the coding sequence ATGGCTACCATTAGAGTTGGCCTGAGTCTCGTGCTTTCGATAGCAACATTCCTCCTGCTCGTTCTTACCTCTCGAGGCACTGCAGCCGAGGATTTCCATACGTGGTGTAAAAAGACAACCCACAGCGCCAAGTGTATTGATGTGATCTCTGCCGATCCTCGAAGCGATTTGAAGACTAGTCCCAGCGGCTTTTGCACCATACTCAACGATGAGACCAAAGCAATTGCTGCTGGGACCTCATCAAAAATCTCAAGTTTTCTAAGAACCACCACAGATCCTCTTCTTAAAAGTGCCCTCCAAGAATGTTCAGAGTCATATGATAGAGTCAACTTTAGATTGGACCAAGATTTTTCAGTGCTAAATCATGAAACGTATCCAACACTTGCCATATTACTCACAGAAGCTTATGGTCAAGCTCAAGAGTGTGAAGATGTGTTGAATGACCCAAAGCCACTTGAACCTTCATTAACGCCAGAAATCCAATCTGTTGTAGACATAGTTGAGACTATCTTACAGATTCTAAATCTTAACGAGTGTAACAAACGGACAATGCTACAGTGcctatag